Proteins co-encoded in one Methylomonas albis genomic window:
- the tsf gene encoding translation elongation factor Ts, protein MSISAAMVKELRERTSSGMMECKKALVEANGDMELAIENMRKSGLAKADKKSGRIAAEGVIGVKVSDDAKTVVMVDVNCETDFVAKGDDFIGFANDVVNSLLTHDVNSEEELQAMSLSTGISLDDTRRALIAKIGENITVRRFVKYTTAEGGQAAYLHGSKIGVIVELTKNDPVLGKDVAMHVAASKPEYVSDDQVSADVIAKEKEIFAAQALESGKPAEIVEKMIGGRINKFLAEVTLLGQPFIKDDSVTVGKLLTSKGNGVVRFARFEVGEGIEKKEEDFAAEVMAQVRG, encoded by the coding sequence ATGAGTATTAGTGCGGCGATGGTCAAGGAATTGCGTGAGCGTACCAGCTCAGGCATGATGGAGTGCAAAAAAGCCCTGGTCGAAGCCAATGGCGACATGGAACTGGCCATTGAGAATATGCGTAAATCAGGCCTGGCAAAGGCAGATAAAAAATCCGGCCGGATTGCTGCGGAAGGCGTGATTGGCGTAAAAGTTTCCGATGACGCGAAAACCGTCGTCATGGTTGATGTTAACTGCGAGACCGATTTTGTGGCTAAAGGCGATGATTTTATTGGTTTTGCCAATGATGTCGTCAACAGTTTGCTTACCCACGATGTCAATAGCGAGGAAGAATTGCAAGCAATGTCATTGAGCACCGGAATCAGCCTTGATGATACCCGCCGTGCTTTGATTGCTAAAATTGGCGAAAACATTACTGTGCGTCGCTTCGTTAAATACACTACCGCTGAAGGCGGCCAAGCAGCTTATCTGCATGGCAGTAAAATTGGCGTTATCGTCGAATTGACTAAAAACGATCCTGTTTTGGGCAAAGATGTAGCGATGCATGTTGCCGCCTCTAAGCCAGAATATGTGTCGGATGATCAAGTATCGGCCGATGTGATTGCCAAGGAAAAAGAGATTTTCGCCGCGCAAGCATTGGAAAGCGGTAAACCTGCCGAGATCGTTGAAAAAATGATTGGCGGACGGATCAATAAATTCCTGGCAGAAGTGACTTTGTTGGGTCAGCCTTTCATCAAGGACGACAGCGTTACTGTCGGTAAATTGCTGACATCCAAAGGCAACGGTGTAGTCCGTTTTGCTCGTTTCGAAGTCGGCGAAGGCATCGAGAAAAAAGAAGAAGATTTTGCTGCGGAAGTTATGGCGCAAGTCAGAGGCTAA
- the pyrH gene encoding UMP kinase: MSQLICQRILLKLSGEALASERGGSIDPDIVQRLAQEVKDLCDAGIQVGLVIGGGNILRGGEKASEGLNRVTGDQMGMLATVINALAMQDALEYLGQPVRVMTALKINQVCEDYIRRRAVRHLEKGRVAIFAAGTGNPFFTTDTAASLRAIEIDAELMIKATKVKGVYSADPNKVADAVFYPRLTYDEAIDQRLNVMDTTALVLCRDNNLPMRVMNVFEAGAIMRLMHGEDIGSLIERN, from the coding sequence ATGAGTCAATTGATTTGTCAGAGAATTTTACTTAAATTGAGCGGCGAAGCACTGGCGAGCGAGCGGGGCGGCAGTATTGATCCCGATATAGTCCAACGCTTGGCTCAGGAAGTGAAAGACTTGTGCGATGCAGGTATCCAAGTTGGCTTGGTAATCGGTGGCGGCAATATTTTGCGCGGCGGCGAAAAAGCATCGGAAGGCCTGAATCGGGTCACCGGTGATCAAATGGGCATGTTGGCAACTGTCATTAATGCGCTGGCTATGCAGGATGCTCTGGAATATCTCGGGCAGCCGGTTCGCGTCATGACCGCCCTGAAAATCAATCAGGTGTGCGAAGACTATATTCGCAGACGCGCGGTCAGGCATCTTGAAAAAGGTAGAGTGGCTATTTTCGCGGCCGGTACCGGCAATCCGTTTTTTACTACCGATACCGCTGCCAGTTTGCGGGCAATCGAGATTGACGCGGAGTTGATGATCAAGGCAACGAAAGTCAAAGGCGTTTATTCGGCGGATCCAAATAAAGTGGCTGACGCCGTCTTTTATCCGCGCCTGACCTATGACGAAGCCATCGATCAGCGTTTGAATGTAATGGACACCACAGCCTTGGTCTTGTGCCGGGATAACAACCTACCCATGCGGGTAATGAATGTATTTGAGGCGGGAGCGATTATGCGCTTGATGCACGGTGAAGATATAGGCTCCCTAATCGAGAGGAATTAA
- the frr gene encoding ribosome recycling factor, protein MISDIQQDAASRMVKSIESLQKAFTKIRTGRAHPSLLDQISVTYYGNESPLSQVANVSVEDARTLKVVPWEKSMIQAIEKAIMSSGLGLNPATQGTVIRLPLPALTEERRRDLVKIVKNEAEQGRVAIRNIRRDANAAIKDALKEKLISEDDARQAEEKIQKLTDQYIKEVEKHLEEKEADLLSM, encoded by the coding sequence ATGATCAGCGATATTCAACAAGATGCTGCCAGCCGTATGGTAAAAAGCATCGAGTCCTTGCAAAAAGCATTTACCAAAATAAGAACCGGGCGCGCGCACCCCAGTTTGCTGGATCAAATCAGCGTGACTTATTACGGCAACGAATCGCCTTTATCGCAAGTTGCCAACGTTTCCGTCGAGGATGCTCGTACCCTAAAAGTCGTACCTTGGGAAAAGAGCATGATCCAGGCCATCGAAAAGGCCATTATGTCTTCCGGTTTGGGCTTAAATCCCGCTACGCAAGGCACCGTAATCAGGTTGCCTTTACCGGCATTGACCGAAGAACGTCGCCGTGATTTGGTTAAAATCGTCAAAAACGAAGCGGAACAAGGTCGGGTGGCGATTCGTAATATTCGCCGTGACGCCAATGCCGCTATCAAGGACGCTTTAAAAGAGAAATTAATTTCGGAGGACGATGCGCGTCAGGCCGAAGAAAAGATCCAAAAGCTCACCGATCAATACATCAAGGAAGTAGAAAAGCATCTCGAAGAAAAAGAAGCCGATTTACTTTCCATGTAA
- a CDS encoding isoprenyl transferase, with protein sequence MTVVDNDKPAINNGNPRHIAIIMDGNGRWAQKRLMPRVMGHYAGVKAVRKIVEYCAKQNIEVLSLFAFSSENWRRPQDEVSLLMELFMNTLQSEVDKLDKNNIRLKIIGDKSAFPEKLREKIATAEAQTAQNAGLTLLIAANYGGRWDITQALRQIVAGVKSGEIDEQAISEQLVNQYLVTADLPEPDLFIRSGGEERISNFLLWQLAYTEFYFTDALWPDFDQLALEKAIGSFKGRQRRFGHTGEQVIDNRVL encoded by the coding sequence ATGACTGTTGTTGACAACGATAAGCCGGCGATAAATAACGGCAACCCACGGCATATTGCCATCATCATGGATGGCAACGGCCGCTGGGCGCAAAAACGCTTGATGCCCAGGGTGATGGGACATTATGCCGGCGTCAAGGCGGTCAGGAAGATCGTCGAATATTGTGCCAAGCAGAACATTGAGGTGTTGTCGCTATTCGCTTTTAGCAGCGAAAACTGGCGAAGGCCGCAGGACGAAGTCAGTTTGTTGATGGAACTATTCATGAACACGCTGCAATCCGAGGTCGATAAGCTCGACAAAAACAACATCAGACTGAAAATCATCGGCGATAAAAGCGCGTTTCCAGAAAAACTGCGGGAAAAAATCGCTACCGCCGAAGCGCAAACCGCACAAAACGCTGGATTAACCTTGCTGATCGCCGCCAATTACGGCGGCCGTTGGGATATTACCCAAGCCTTGCGGCAGATAGTTGCCGGGGTAAAGTCGGGCGAAATCGACGAACAAGCCATTTCAGAACAACTCGTCAATCAGTATCTGGTGACCGCAGACTTGCCCGAGCCTGATTTGTTTATTCGTTCGGGCGGCGAGGAACGCATCAGTAATTTTCTACTTTGGCAACTGGCTTATACGGAATTTTATTTTACCGATGCGCTATGGCCGGATTTTGATCAGCTGGCATTGGAAAAAGCTATCGGTAGCTTCAAGGGCCGGCAAAGGCGTTTCGGACATACTGGCGAACAAGTCATCGACAACAGAGTTCTCTAG